One genomic window of Nicotiana sylvestris chromosome 10, ASM39365v2, whole genome shotgun sequence includes the following:
- the LOC138880138 gene encoding uncharacterized protein, whose translation MPTGNLAKWQVLLSEFYIVYITQKSVKGQALADHLAENLGGGEYEPLKMYFPDEEVSFVGEDITEAYDEWRMFFDGATNFKGVGIGAVLVSEMGQHYPVQGEWATKNSKILPYLLHVRELRKRFTKIEFRHVPRIQNEFADALATLSSMIQHPDKNYIDPILVRIHNQPAYCAHIKEEPNGKPWFHDDDRL comes from the exons atgcctactgggaaCTTGGCTAAATGGCAGGTACTATTAAGTGAGTTCTATATTGTCTATATAACTCAAAAgtcggtcaagggacaagcattggcagatcatcttgctgaaaatctgggaggaggagaatacgaacctttgaaaatgtattttcccgatgaagaagtatcattcgtaggagaagacattaccgaagcgtATGATGaatggaggatgttctttgacggggctacaaatttcaaaggagtaggcattggagcagttttggtatcagaaatgggtcagcattatccg gtacaaggagagtgggccaccaagaattccaagatattgccatatctgcttCATGTTcgagaattgagaaagaggttcacgaagatagaattccgacatgtgccccgaattcagaatgagtttgccgatgcattggccactttgtcatctatgatacaacatccagataagaattacattgaccCTATtctggtgaggatccataatcagccggcatattgtgctcatatCAAGGAAGAACcaaatggaaagccttggttccatgatgatgataggctataa